The DNA region ggagtacgcCATGAGAATGTCGTTCAGCTTCTGGACGCCGATCGCCACCTGGCCAACGTGCGCGCCGGGAGTCGGGAGGTGGCGCGCCTGCGTCGTCCTGTTGGGCTcgccgaagaggatggagccgccggcgccctgccgcGCCATGAGCTGGACGTTCTGGAGCTTGCCGCTGTTGCTGAGCGCGAGGGCCAGCGACATCTGCACGTCGACGCCGGCGTTGGCCGCGGGCGTCGTCCGCTTGCTGCCTCCCGCACCTCCTTGGAACGGCACGATGGCGTGCGACTGGGCAACAGCAGGTGCGTCATGGCGGCGCGCCTTCCCGGGTCCAGCAGTGGAGCTGTTGCCCTGCCGGTACTGCAGGTGCAGCAAAGATTGTGAAAATGAGAGGTAAAATTGAGAAGAATAAGCATACGATCGTTTGGGGCTTTGCTGCTTACTAGTGATTTATTTGTTGCTGCTTCTGATCTTCCTACCCGGGGAGCTGGAGCTGCTTGTTGTGGCTTCTGAACTTGAAGAGGTTTCCGAGAATTTGAATAAGCATCTGGAGACATAACAAATGCTAAATAATTACTACGTACTATCATCTGAACTCGCTGTTCTTCTGAATAACAAATGCATCCAAAAATGAAATTCCAGCCTCCAAAATAGGAACTCACAAAAGCAAAAGCACAGTGCCAGACACGTTTTGTTTTCAAAAAAAGGTAAAAAGAGAGTGAAGAACACAATGCCAGTGCAAAGCGAACATACCGACGGCCGAGAAAGCGCCGGCGAGCAAGCAAAACTTACCCCGAGGCGCGGCGGCGTTCGCGGTGCCAcgctgcgccggcggcggcgccgactcGAACCCGAGGCgctcccggcggcggcggaggtccttGAGCAGCTTCTGGGCGAAGTCGGAGCCGAGATCAGGCACCTTGGCCATCTCCCCGCCGCGGAGGAGGAATCGAGGCCCtgctccccttcctctccctcccccgCTGCACCATGAACCTCTCTCTCGTCAGCTGGTCAGCCAGTTAGGTGGTGAGAAGACGGGGCGTTCCCTCGGATTGGTGCGCGAGGGCGGGCGTTCCGGGGCTTTCGTTGTCTTCAACCTCTTTCTCCCCTGCCTCACCGAGTCCTGCGGCGGGGGAAGGAGAGGGTGAGGTGTCTCGTCCGGGGAGAGCCGCCATGTCAATCTCTCGCACTAGATGCTTTCGGTTGGGGTGTGAGTGGGAGGATTGCCTTGGAAGTCACGGCCACCCTGGGTGACTggacctgctgctgctgctgctcttctGGTTGCATCGCATTCCATCCCCAGTTCACCCCATTCGCAAGCAAAGCCCGGTTGAACAGAGACGTGGCATTTGCGTCTGGATTCTCTTGTAGGCTTGTAGCTTTTGATTAGGTGGTAGTGGGAGTGATCTCATTTGACCATGATGTGGATTTGTCGAAAACGCAAAGGACTTTGCTGTGACTTTatgtttttttatatatattctTGATATGGCTTTAAGGTGGATGGATTATGATTTTTTTATAATCTTAAAAGAAAAGAGATGCTAGAAAGCTAATCAATGGGCCATAAATAAAGATGATGTGATTTACAAGCATTCTCAGTACTGCAAGAAGCTTGGAAAGATGCTTACGTCTTGTGGTACAAAGATCTTTTTTTTTTAGTTTGAGCTCGCTAATACAGCATGATAAGGAGCAGTTATATAACAGGGGCCTACAGGGAACACTTACCTCCAAATTTGTGCACGGCTCTGGATGGCCATTGGTGCAAATCATAGTTGCGAAACAACAAAAGAATGTGAGATTCACTCCAGGTATTCAAACAGGACGCACCATTATAACTACCAACTTGCATATTAAAAGTTGAGAAAAGAAAATCAGCACAAGATATGTTCTGATGTAAACCTAAAAGGTGAGCTCAGATCACACACTTCAGGTGCACCCACAAGGCCACAAGAGATGGACGGTGCAGAATCTGGAAAAAGCTGCAAAAAAAACCTGACTCAAATAACTTGTCACCTAATCGAGTTCTATTTACAAGATGACACATGACTCTCAACAAATTTTTTGGTGCAACATCACCTTCACACCACACAGCAATTGTCGGTCGCTTAAGTTCCTTCATCCACACATTTAATTCAAGACCCCAGAATGCAGAGACAACCATTGGATGTTCACAATAACAGTAAGTGACTTCACTCTTATTTTGACTGGACTCATATTTACATCGAAGGGGCAAAAATGATTGGCATTGCAAGCAAGAAAGCATCAGATACCCAGAGAGGCTGCAGAAAGGGAAGAACAAAAGACCACACTCATCTATATCTATAGCATGGACAGGAAAAGTGGACAGTTAGCTTCCTACAAGACCAAGGTAGATACAAATCTACACTCATGGGGATCATTTGACGGATCAGGGCAATCGCCGCCTGAAGGGGATCATTTGACGGATCAGGGCAGTCGCCGCCTGAAGTTCCTACTGGTGCTTTGGTATGTACGGACCAGCAGGCCGACACCCAATCCGATACCCACACAAACGCCAAGGCCAATTCCAACTCCGACACGGACACCGGCATTAAACCATGAAAGCTCACCGTCCTCACCCTCTATAAAGTCCTGCCTTGAGTACAAACTGTTATAGTCAACATCCACATTCGTCTCTGATTTGGAATCCTGGAATTCTGATACCTGAAGCAAGTAACAGGAAAGATAAGTATGCTATCATATGTCAGTGACATAAACCATAAATGCCTCGTGCTTTACATAGGATATATTAGGTTAAAGCGGCTTAAAGAATGCGTCCCATGAACTGGCCCACAACTATGTGTAAATTAATGTGCTGAACATTGAATATCCATGAATACAGTGAATATCTTCTCAATGCTGTGAAGAACAGCTAATAATATGCATTGACATTACTATCCTCATTGTTATATCCATATTCACTGGAGAATTTCCATTAAGCGAATCATCTTATCTAAAAATAGCAGTAAAGCTGGTCATTCTACTAATGAGGCAACTTCTTAGCAAAGCTAATGATCTCTCTTCGCACCTTCTATCCTTTTGCATTTACTGGTAATCTTATTTGGCAGAGTTGCAGTAGATAAAATTATATAGCTGCAAATTTGCAAATGAGATTCCTTCGTTAAAGATCAAAACAGAATTGTCAAAAATTGACCACTGGGTGTTCTCATGGAAGATAGGACACCATCTCTTATGGTACAGTACAAATCGGCTACCTAAGCTCCCAGTTCCAATGAACATACGAGCACGGCAGACATCAGCTTCTACAGTCCATTTATCAGATGGGTACACCAGCAATCAGATGTACAGAATCCGCCCAAACAAAAATTGATCCAAGGACCTACCTATCAAATGTGTGCAGTTTGCACTTCAACAAAAGGTCGCATTGCAAGATAGATATTCAGCTGATGTAATGGCTGTTACAAGGTATGTTATTATCTCCAAGTCATCCTCATAAGAGTTACCATGCAGCAAGGCAGAAACAACACTCAGATTTTCATATCtttttttattaaaaataaaCAGTTCTAGGAGGTAGGAGCAAATGCACAATACAACCAATCAACCATGATACTGGTATCAGGTAAACTTTCTTTCCTACTCTATAAATGAGAATAAGTTTGCAATAGTTTTATGGAAGCTATGTATAAACTGGGTTGGTGGGCCGTGGACATCAACACGAGTAATGAAATAATATGGCGATGTGCCATTAGACTTAAATAATAGCAACACATATATACATAGGAAAAAAGTTAGCTGAGCATATTTGCAGAAATAATCCTTTTGTCACATGTAGGTTGAGCATGGTCAAATCGATTAAATCAAGAAGTTAACAGTAAAGGAGTTACATTCCATAGTTGTTACTTATAGTGAGTAATTTAGAACTCCCAAGTGAGTGCCAAGCACAAGAGTTTGTATGCTTCAGGCTAAAGGTGCACATATGGGATCGTAGTTGGATAAAAGCATTTGAGAATGGCCACTGATACAGATGGTAAGTACCTTCAAAGAGTCTTCAGCTGACTCTTCTTTCTGTTGTTCAGTTGCCTCATTCTCAGGGATGGAATCAAGCTTTAGTTTCATTTCAGACTTCCTTCGTGATATAAGCTGGATCGTCTTTGTTAGTATGATAGGTGTGCCAGAGAAAGTGCCAGCAACATAAACCTCAATGGCTGGCTGTACATATTCCAAGCCTGTGGACAGTTTTCCCTTCAAGAAGCCATTACATGATGTTGATGATTGACACTTCATATTCCATTTCTTGCCACTGTTCTTTGTCTCCCCAACTACTCCATTGGCATTGCATAAGTCTAGATCTCCTGTGAGCAAGAGATCATTCTTATCAAGCACCTGGAACCTCACACTCCCTGTCATCCGTATATTATCTGTGCTCACAAATGTAGCTTCCTCAGTCTTCTTGTCAACCCTGTCTCTTCTGAGTGACGAGGATATGAACTCCGTGTGCATGCTGCTCCGCTGGCCATTCACCTCAATAACTGTATCTGGTGACAAAGGGATGTGGTTGAGCGTGAGATGCTCTGGTGCAGATTCATCCACCACACAGTTGCTCACCCTAATATAGAACACCTTCAAGTCAAGCCAAGGTGAAGACCTTGGCGCATAAAGCGGGTGCATAATAATCTTCCGTGCCGCCTCAAAAGCCACCCCGTCACCCATCTTTCTGTATCTTACCCAGACAAATCCTTATCGCATTGCCACGGACATCAATATGTAGATTACACTACCAGAAACTCTAACTGCAGCCTCAAGAACAGTTCAATTCCACTACCTGCAAAAGCAACACGACAAACATTTAGAACAAGAGATTTTAACAAAGTAATCTTTTGTTAAATTGAAGCAACCCAAACATAAACCATGCTAACTTGGCCACACATTTACCAACCAGCTATCCAAGATGCTAGACTTGTATGGAAAGCGGGACCAATTGACCACAAATACATCTACTGATTTCATACACTTAACAGACGGAACTCTAATTGCAATCTAGAAGTaaatagaacagaagaataACCAAATGATCAGAATCCCAATTGAATCCCTCAAAGGGGCTAAGTTGACGTGGGGCTGAGCCTCAAAAGAAATTTAGAGAACAAAACGGATTAAACACTCCACCATGCAGCAAATGAATCGCCAAATCAAAGAACTGAATGgcaggggcggacccagcatAGGACATGGGTGTACACATGTGCACCCGATAATTTTTGCAAACGAAATCGAAGTTAGTAGGTAATATATTGTAACCGGATCAGATCCGATTACAAATAGTTTTGTCAGGGTTTGGGGTGCTCCGTATCGCGCATcagaaggaaagagaaggggcgggcatacctggtggatgctcgtcgccggcaaagGCCTGGGCGAAGACGTGAGGaatggcgccgccgctcgcccagtcgTTGCCGCCAGGGAAGGAAGACCAAGGGAGGAGAGAGTCAGAGATATTTTGAATCGATCCACTAGGTCTGGATGTATCATTCCAAGTCCGGATCGATCGGCGCACCCAGGGCCAGCGGCAGCGCGCAGGAGGCGGCGGGCCACGACACAAGAGGGAATTCGAGCCCACGAGTTCGGGTCGCGGGAGGCTTGGGCATGCGTGCGACGGCGCGGCCAGGGGGAAAGCTTCGTTGGGAGATGGCGGAAGCCGGGGATGCGGGGCACGCGGAAGAGGGGAGGAACAAGGTCGGGGGACGGCAATGGATGATGGGGATagtatttttttagaaaaaaaagtcTAATTATGTTTGCAAGGGGATAGATTTAATCAAAAATAACTTTTTTCGACCACTTAATTTCCGTCAGAAAGGTAGCTCCCTTCTGGCTCCGTTTATATCGTGGCTTGAGGCCATTTATTATTGGAGTAGTAGCATTTTGTAAGATAATTAAACTCCTGTAACTTTAATTTTGGACTAAGAAACTGTACATGAATAGTTTTCTAATCCGCATAAAAAATTCAGAAGAACTCCAGATTGACGGTTTCGCATCCGCGCCAACATCCATTGCCGGCAACGTGGAGTGGGGATGTGGCTACTATCAGTTCACGCTTCAATTCATCATCCCAATCTCAAAATATCTCTCTCGCTATCGGTCCTACAATTTGATTAATCTGCCACACAAATTTTCTtgtgtttttttttctcttccaAAGCTCCCATTCACAAGGTTGCCCGTTTGGATTCATCTGCCAGGTCA from Panicum hallii strain FIL2 chromosome 9, PHallii_v3.1, whole genome shotgun sequence includes:
- the LOC112874708 gene encoding uncharacterized protein At1g01500-like codes for the protein MGDGVAFEAARKIIMHPLYAPRSSPWLDLKVFYIRVSNCVVDESAPEHLTLNHIPLSPDTVIEVNGQRSSMHTEFISSSLRRDRVDKKTEEATFVSTDNIRMTGSVRFQVLDKNDLLLTGDLDLCNANGVVGETKNSGKKWNMKCQSSTSCNGFLKGKLSTGLEYVQPAIEVYVAGTFSGTPIILTKTIQLISRRKSEMKLKLDSIPENEATEQQKEESAEDSLKVSEFQDSKSETNVDVDYNSLYSRQDFIEGEDGELSWFNAGVRVGVGIGLGVCVGIGLGVGLLVRTYQSTSRNFRRRLP